In Myxococcota bacterium, a single window of DNA contains:
- a CDS encoding YceI family protein yields MRRTMAWMGAAGLALVLTAGMWVGSAGADTEQALTFVAKNGVSTANGTFHRWEVARASVDPADLAGGEVVVRVDLASVDTGIEDRDDHLRTPDFFDVERFPSATARLHSATPNGTNAAGEPVYAVKIDLDLHGVKKTLDGSFVVVQPDPFEVRGEVALDRLDFGIGEPDQWWNPLAIRERVDVSFHAQLP; encoded by the coding sequence ATGCGACGGACGATGGCTTGGATGGGGGCAGCGGGGCTCGCCCTCGTGCTGACCGCAGGGATGTGGGTCGGTTCGGCCGGGGCCGACACCGAACAGGCGCTGACCTTCGTCGCGAAGAACGGCGTTTCCACCGCCAACGGCACCTTCCACCGCTGGGAGGTCGCCCGGGCGTCGGTCGATCCGGCGGACCTCGCCGGCGGCGAGGTGGTGGTGCGCGTCGATCTGGCCAGCGTCGACACGGGCATCGAGGACCGCGACGACCATCTGCGGACGCCGGATTTCTTCGACGTCGAGCGCTTTCCGTCGGCCACCGCGAGACTCCACAGCGCGACCCCGAACGGCACCAACGCGGCAGGCGAGCCGGTCTACGCGGTGAAGATCGATCTCGACCTCCACGGGGTGAAGAAGACCCTCGATGGGAGCTTCGTCGTGGTGCAGCCCGACCCCTTCGAAGTGCGAGGGGAGGTGGCGCTCGACCGCCTCGACTTCGGGATCGGCGAGCCCGACCAATGGTGGAACCCGCTCGCGATCCGCGAGCGCGTCGACGTCTCCTTCCACGCGCAGCTGCCCTAG
- a CDS encoding nuclear transport factor 2 family protein → MSPSPEAAEVQRTVDWVAIRRLHSRYADVINRRAWPELADLFLPDAVVRVEMPRQDPIDSTGPEALGGFIESAVARFDLFQFVVLEARIEWPPELPDGEAMGRIYMVELRLDKKTGQETKAFGLYQDRYRKTADGWRFAARRFQPTAWSGRDLSTLPLPALDF, encoded by the coding sequence GTGTCCCCTTCCCCCGAAGCTGCCGAGGTCCAACGCACCGTCGACTGGGTCGCGATCCGCCGACTGCACAGCCGCTACGCCGACGTGATCAACCGCCGCGCCTGGCCCGAGCTCGCGGATCTCTTCCTGCCCGACGCGGTGGTGCGCGTCGAAATGCCCCGTCAGGACCCGATCGACTCCACCGGCCCCGAGGCGCTGGGGGGGTTCATCGAGAGCGCGGTGGCGCGCTTCGACCTCTTCCAGTTCGTCGTCCTCGAAGCGCGGATCGAGTGGCCGCCCGAGCTGCCCGACGGCGAGGCGATGGGACGGATCTACATGGTCGAGCTGCGCCTCGACAAGAAGACCGGCCAGGAAACCAAGGCCTTCGGTCTCTATCAGGATCGCTACCGGAAGACCGCCGACGGCTGGCGCTTCGCGGCCCGCCGCTTCCAGCCCACGGCCTGGAGCGGGCGCGACCTCTCCACCCTGCCCCTCCCCGCCCTCGACTTCTGA
- a CDS encoding ATP-dependent DNA helicase RecQ, with protein sequence MSRRPGSGTHLDMGVIATLTEARAVLSDVFGYEDFRPGQDEAVALAVSGRDAIVLLPTGLGKSLCYQVPALAAQRRGLGTTVVVSPLIALMQDQVGALRARGVAAAALHSAQEDEEQRQAVKAYLRGELALLYVSPERAARESFRRMLGRTPTALLAVDEAHCVSQWGHDFRPDYLRLHELRSLAPCPWIALTATATRDVLAEIESGLSLTEPKIVSGDFTRENLGLSVHPLRTQAERQRTLEEALTDAGLRSRRGGGRAIVYCATRKTTETVAKTLRDQGYPVGYYHAGRTQLARERAQRAFEAGRTRILVATNAFGMGIDLPDIRLIVHFQSPGSLEAYYQEAGRAGRDGAPAECLLFFGASDLQTQRRLASGDNATQRARTERALAALEGYTRGSRCRQAVISEHFTGERDERRCERCDVCREDVARPNESTAKPRVEVEPLSAEEDAVILAAVDRLSRPVGKGNLARALRGSKAKSLSRGGLLSMPEYGNLAHHSEASIVAAITRLLDDGRLKRTGQKYPTVWLPGKPIRGAAGERDDAPRRQRVTKKRGSLQGGGDIARALDRYRRRTARQLKWKTYMVFQKRTIVAIERQRPRSRAALEGIPGLGPAKIERFGDDILAVVREFDDGGR encoded by the coding sequence TTGAGCCGGCGTCCGGGGTCGGGTACCCACCTGGACATGGGGGTGATCGCGACGCTCACCGAGGCGCGCGCCGTACTGAGCGACGTCTTCGGCTACGAGGACTTTCGACCGGGTCAGGACGAGGCCGTCGCTCTGGCGGTGTCGGGACGAGACGCCATCGTGCTGCTCCCCACCGGGCTGGGGAAGTCCCTCTGCTATCAGGTGCCGGCGTTGGCGGCCCAGCGTCGCGGGCTCGGCACGACGGTGGTGGTGTCTCCCTTGATCGCGCTGATGCAGGACCAGGTGGGCGCCCTGCGTGCGCGCGGCGTCGCAGCCGCCGCACTGCACAGCGCGCAGGAAGACGAGGAACAGCGTCAGGCCGTCAAGGCCTACCTGCGCGGCGAACTCGCGCTGCTCTACGTCTCACCCGAACGCGCGGCGCGCGAGAGCTTTCGGCGCATGCTGGGGCGAACACCGACGGCGCTCCTCGCCGTCGACGAAGCCCACTGCGTGAGCCAATGGGGACACGACTTTCGTCCCGACTACCTGCGCCTCCACGAACTCCGCAGCCTCGCCCCCTGTCCCTGGATCGCGCTGACCGCGACGGCCACCCGCGACGTCCTCGCCGAGATCGAGAGCGGCCTCTCTCTCACCGAACCGAAGATCGTGTCCGGTGACTTCACCCGGGAGAACCTCGGGCTCTCCGTGCACCCCCTGCGCACCCAGGCCGAGCGACAACGGACGCTCGAAGAAGCGCTCACCGACGCGGGGCTGCGCAGCCGGCGCGGCGGCGGACGCGCGATCGTCTACTGCGCGACGCGGAAGACGACGGAGACCGTTGCGAAGACGCTGCGGGATCAGGGCTACCCCGTCGGGTACTACCACGCCGGGCGCACCCAGCTGGCGCGCGAACGGGCACAGCGCGCCTTCGAAGCCGGGCGCACCCGCATCCTCGTCGCGACCAACGCCTTCGGCATGGGCATCGACCTGCCGGACATCCGCCTGATCGTGCACTTCCAGTCTCCAGGCAGCCTCGAGGCCTACTACCAGGAAGCCGGCCGGGCCGGGCGCGATGGAGCCCCCGCCGAGTGCCTGCTCTTCTTCGGCGCCTCGGACCTCCAGACCCAGCGACGGCTCGCGTCGGGCGACAATGCCACCCAGCGCGCGCGTACCGAGCGCGCGCTCGCCGCACTCGAGGGCTACACGCGCGGCAGCCGCTGTCGGCAGGCCGTGATCTCGGAGCACTTCACCGGAGAGCGCGACGAGCGACGCTGTGAACGCTGCGACGTGTGTCGTGAGGACGTCGCCCGACCGAACGAGTCCACGGCGAAGCCGCGCGTCGAAGTCGAACCCCTTTCCGCCGAGGAGGACGCCGTCATCCTGGCCGCCGTCGACCGGCTGTCGCGTCCGGTCGGCAAGGGCAACCTCGCGCGCGCCCTGCGTGGCAGCAAGGCGAAGAGTCTCTCGCGCGGCGGTCTCCTCTCGATGCCCGAGTACGGCAACCTCGCCCATCACAGTGAGGCGTCGATCGTCGCCGCGATCACGCGGCTCCTCGACGACGGGCGCCTGAAGCGCACGGGCCAGAAGTACCCCACGGTCTGGCTCCCCGGAAAGCCGATCCGAGGCGCCGCAGGCGAGCGCGACGATGCGCCGCGCCGTCAGCGGGTGACGAAGAAGCGCGGCTCGCTGCAAGGGGGCGGCGACATCGCCCGCGCCCTCGACCGCTACCGCCGCCGAACCGCACGCCAGCTGAAATGGAAGACCTACATGGTGTTCCAGAAGCGCACGATCGTGGCGATCGAACGCCAACGCCCGCGCAGCCGCGCCGCGCTAGAAGGGATCCCCGGACTCGGCCCGGCGAAGATCGAGCGCTTCGGCGACGACATCCTGGCGGTCGTCCGCGAATTCGACGATGGCGGGCGCTAG